A window of the Thalassophryne amazonica chromosome 11, fThaAma1.1, whole genome shotgun sequence genome harbors these coding sequences:
- the LOC117519683 gene encoding LOW QUALITY PROTEIN: uncharacterized protein LOC117519683 (The sequence of the model RefSeq protein was modified relative to this genomic sequence to represent the inferred CDS: inserted 2 bases in 2 codons) — MQVDPTLMNVGDGGTVSREISAPNKASTSMVGNPPQTLPSEFRGDVTLSQQNKNTPTTDCKTAKACLDTSSYNHSPELSSPQQLNNVSMSGSALTSLDKRADKRIEVPKVKTDGVGVFPTPQWSSGLKVSREDSLNPCHSNVTSSKKSHTLVPPVQSVPPGFQCSTMFKSAQPVAFLPSTNFSTPICKITLPPALGQIASLRDATASQFQNEIQPQSSGVGGAPLMRTYPYPYASRTPAPEKKVGMSTSKFKANPSSKNAKAVGEHKSLASVVASPAIALPLQHPSLSSATPTRYTLSPTAAICCGSALASIASQSRLLNHVDKGNSIDKTSIGCLKTMSQCVPEDTAESRDVPLDLSAKSKRPKCINDPPVTIMEPYNESNQRDFLNSKRNHSAAYSPAVQYPILPNTHRNGSHQKQLNMPPNHQVLESKSSWSKGPSQDSVKNIPGTYVGVASPILASTLRGKDGKGSFADEFQNFAKQEFISIIDQGEHLASGGKKPSYLMKGNQHGHTVKHGKSTTTAIINKNCPSKGAVTTALSSSVSAQINQKSGTGKPGLPYSTSVVSAAWEQLSLPSHQTSSAQRKFTQGCAKTKSGTIADGSMFQNIHHSPSKTEDDKWEKIKSPLSNLASIVKQQTLETTALTNENNSQAAPVASRNTDVLNPLKGSQDTQSKHNSVYEYTPFWSVEKWAGMPSQGDSAQTMKRLERVSSTEPLENNTETQRQGEHMGLKEKEGSSKPTGHCHIFGSNASTNENRLESKVAQVLEGEILKHESGAADCPKSEKTEGRDASILTGQGACGDKVEKKTNGTKEESPTKAKVAAIKQKRTSPKKAAKIKSPADPKQTSAATTKKKQDTQNTPTKASPHKKQNKQCAPVLDQSLSVEKVSQRGKEQILRDKVSPNKAVQSACNKQGADNGSSPQTIETPASLCTPDVSTKDTDATESSFPRLRRGRRRADEARLDLWGFATPSPPPPSLPPVSPSXPSVTAQSACRPRGRPRSNLLPERALKGKGKTTNTEGDTPPHKKRRRCYXQKYQTGEYITEKEKLEDGKRLEESESLGQDNGIASGYSVSMQGSVSW; from the exons ATGcag GTGGATCCTACACTAATGAATGTAGGGGATGGAGGCACAGTGAGCAGAGAGATCAGTGCTCCAAATAAAGCGTCTACTAGTATGGTGGGAAATCCTCCCCAGACGCTACCCTCTGAGTTTAGAGGAGATGTTACCCTCAGTCAGCAAAATAAAAACACCCCAACAACAGACTGTAAGACAGCAAAAGCCTGCCTGGACACTAGCAGCTACAACCATAGTCCTGAACTTTCTTCACCTCAGCAGCTCAACAATGTGTCAATGTCAGGCTCAGCACTCACCAGCTTAGACAAGAGAGCAGACAAAAGGATAGAGGTCCCAAAAGTGAAAACTGATGGTGTCGGGGTGTTCCCCACTCCTCAATGGTCAAGTGGCTTGAAGGTCAGCCGGGAAGACTCACTCAACCCATGTCACAGCAATGTGACATCAAGCAAGAAATCGCATACACTAGTGCCACCTGTGCAAAGTGTTCCTCCAGGGTTTCAGTGTTCCACCATGTTTAAATCAGCCCAGCCTGTTGCCTTTCTTCCATCCACCAACTTTTCTACTCCCATTTGTAAAATCACTCTTCCACCAGCATTAGGTCAGATTGCCTCATTGAGGGACGCCACAGCAAGTCAATTTCAGAACGAAATCCAGCCTCAAAGCTCAGGTGTTGGAGGGGCGCCTCTCATGCGGACCTACCCATATCCGTATGCCAGTCGAACTCCTGCTCCAGAGAAAAAAGTGGGCATGTCAACATCAAAGTTTAAAGCTAACCCGTCAAGTAAGAATGCAAAAGCTGTCGGGGAGCATAAATCTTTAGCTTCAGTGGTAGCATCACCAGCGATTGCGCTTCCCTTGCAACATCCATCATTAAGTTCTGCAACACCAACTCGCTATACCTTGTCTCCAACTGCTGCTATCTGCTGTGGCTCTGCACTGGCCAGTATTGCCTCTCAAAGTAGACTGCTAAACCACGTGGATAAAGGCAACAGCATAGACAAAACATCCATTGGATGTCTGAAAACGATGTCCCAGTGTGTTCCAGAGGACACAGCTGAATCAAGGGATGTACCTCTTGATTTGTCAGCTAAGTCCAAACGTCCAAAATGTATAAATGACCCACCAGTAACCATAATGGAGCCTTATAATGAGTCAAACCAGAGAGATTTTCTTAATTCAAAGAGGAATCACTCTGCAGCTTATAGTCCAGCGGTTCAGTACCCTATTTTACCCAACACCCATAGAAATGGATCTCATCAAAAGCAATTAAATATGCCTCCAAATCATCAGGTTCTGGAGTCCAAGTCATCATGGTCCAAAGGCCCTTCGCAAGATTCAGTTAAAAACATCCCTGGAACTTATGTGGGTGTGGCTAGCCCAATACTGGCTTCTACCCTTCGAGGCAAAGATGGCAAAGGGAGTTTTGCTGATGAATTTCAGAATTTTGCAAAGCAGGAGTTTATATCTATAATTGATCAAGGGGAACATTTGGCATCAGGTGGAAAGAAGCCATCTTATTTGATGAAAGGCAACCAGCATGGGCACACTGTCAAACATGGCAAAAGCACCACCACAGCCATTATAAATAAGAACTGTCCCTCTAAAGGAGCAGTGACAACTGCACTGTCAAGTTCTGTCAGTGCTCAGATTAATCAGAAGTCTGGTACTGGCAAACCAGGACTGCCATACTCCACCTCTGTTGTTAGTGCAGCTTGGGAACAGCTGTCTCTCCCTTCACACCAAACATCTTCTGCTCAGAGAAAATTCACACAAGGATGTGCAAAAACTAAAAGCGGCACCATTGCAGATGGTTCTATGTTTCAGAACATCCATCATAGCCCGTCCAAAACTGAGGATGACAAGTGGGAAAAAATTAAGTCCCCCCTGTCTAATCTCGCTTCCATTGTAAAGCAGCAAACTCTTGAAACAACGGCACTGACAAATGAGAACAATAGTcaagctgcacctgttgcatctaGAAATACTGATGTTCTAAATCCACTCAAAGGGAGCCAAGATACTCAGTCAAAACATAATTCTGTTTATGAATACACACCGTTCTGGTCTGTGGAAAAGTGGGCTGGTATGCCATCTCAAGGGGATTCAGCTCAAACTATGAAGAGACTTGAGAGGGTGAGTTCCACTGAGCCACTGGAGAATAATACAGAGACACAAAGACAGGGAGAACACATGGGATTAAAAGAAAAGGAAGGCTCGTCAAAGCCTACTGGTCATTGTCACATCTTTGGAAGCAATGCATCAACAAATGAAAACAGGCTGGAGAGCAAAGTAGCCCAGGTGTTAGAGGGGGAGATACTGAAACACGAAAGTGGGGCGGCAGATTGTCCGAAGAGTGAAAAAACAGAGGGGAGAGACGCATCTATTCTTACAGGCCAGGGTGCCTGTGGCGACAAGgttgagaaaaaaacaaatggaACCAAAGAGGAGTCACCAACCAAAGCAAAAGTCGCCGCCATCAAACAGAAGAGAACGAGCCCTAAGAAGGCAGCAAAGATCAAGTCTCCCGCAGACCCAAAACAGACATCTGCAGCAACCACAAAGAAAAAGCAAGACACACAAAACACTCCAACCAAAGCGTCTCCCCACAAGAAG CAGAATAAACAATGTGCACCTGTGCTAGACCAGAGTTTATCTGTGGAAAAGGTTTCCCAACGGGGTAAAGAGCAGATTCTGAGGGACAAAGTCAGCCCTAATAAAGCTGTGCAGTCTGCTTGCAACAAACAAG GTGCAGATAATGGCAGCAGCCCTCAGACTATAGAAACGCCAGCCTCTCTCTGTACTCCTGACGTATCTACTAAGGACACAGATGCGACAGAAAGCTCCTTCCCAAGACTAAGGAGGGGACGACGGCGAGCTGATGAGGCTCGACTAGACTTGTGGGGCTTTGCGACGCCTTCGCCCCCACCCCCATCGTTGCCTCCTGTCTCACCCT CCCCCTCTGTTACAGCTCAGTCCGCGTGTCGTCCCAGAGGAAGGCCTCGCTCTAACCTCTTGCCGGAGCGAGCGTTGAAGGGCAAAGGCAAGACAACCAACACAGAAGGTGACACCCCTCCTCATAAGAAACGGAGGCGCTGCT AACAAAAATATCAGACTGGGGAATACATCACTGAAAAAGAAAAGCTGGAAGATGGCAAGCGGCTTGAAGAATCCGAGTCTCTGGGACAGGACAACGGAATAGCATCAGGTTACTCTGTTTCCATGCAGGGATCAGTAAGTTGGTAA